A single Deltaproteobacteria bacterium DNA region contains:
- a CDS encoding PAS domain S-box protein: MEDPLLYNSRLIKNYVEYLRKYYPQIDPNDILEYAGIETYGLEESGQWLTQKQVDRFHEKLNQLTDNSNISREVGRFSFSGTALGPIKKYAFGFLSPSLSYLLAEKIANKITRTISFKVKKLGGRKVEIRIELKPGVKEGLAQCENRIGIFEVQAKLYTKKMAHVDHPECVHRGGEICRYIVSWEKTSSYIWKLIRNYSFPVNFLLNLALYFVLPFDSWIWLVKICVLINMGIIILSEHMEKKELIKNITEESEATQSLLNETNRRYNEVLLIQEIGQTLSMILDIDVSLRAIMEAMSKRLDFDRGMILLADKEKIKLNYVTGYGYDHEDEEYFKKVEFGLDNPKSQGMAVESFRKQIPFLINNTDEVEKKLSLKSMEFLRRVGTQSFICVPIVYKEESLGILLVDNLTSKRPLTQGDLSLLMGIAPQIAININNAVVYNKIRESEERFRSLSENTPDIVFALDHEGIFSYVNPAWERILGHSPSEVIGRKMIDFVKREDSEKFQQLFDQVWGEKTIIRDVLGTFLQKDGKEKIFSASGAPNFDPDGNVTSLVGILRDITEQALLESQLRQAKKMEAIGTLAGGIAHDFNNLLMGIQGYTSLILMTMDETHPFYEKLDGINQQVRSGVDLTRQLLGFARGGKYEVRPVNINLILQKSAEMFGRTKKEVRIHSQIQEDLWTVEVDQGQIEQALLNLFVNAWQAMPGGGSLYLKTRNIVITSYGSDQPRPGKYVKISIRDTGEGMEEKVIERIFEPFFTTKEMGRGTGLGLAMVYGIIKSHGGSIFASSQKGQGSTFSIYLPASDKKMVPEEKPQEKPVRGQETILLVDDEEVILKVTREILESLGYLVLSANSGQEALSLFREKHHEIDMIILDMIMPDLKGSQTYDGFKEVSSPVKVLLSSGYSIDGQAALLIERGCKAFIQKPYTVSELSQKVREVLDLP, translated from the coding sequence ATGGAAGACCCCCTTCTTTACAACAGCCGGCTTATAAAAAACTATGTTGAATACCTTCGGAAATATTATCCCCAAATTGATCCGAATGATATTTTGGAATATGCGGGGATCGAAACGTATGGGCTTGAAGAAAGCGGGCAATGGTTAACCCAAAAGCAGGTTGACCGGTTTCATGAGAAACTTAATCAGCTTACCGATAATTCCAACATTTCCCGTGAGGTAGGACGTTTTTCATTTTCGGGTACTGCCTTGGGACCAATAAAAAAATATGCCTTTGGATTTCTGAGTCCATCGTTGAGTTACCTCTTAGCGGAAAAAATCGCCAATAAAATAACCCGAACCATCAGTTTTAAAGTAAAGAAACTGGGAGGACGAAAGGTCGAAATCCGAATTGAATTAAAGCCTGGGGTAAAAGAAGGCCTTGCTCAGTGTGAGAATCGCATCGGGATATTTGAAGTTCAGGCCAAGTTATACACCAAAAAAATGGCTCACGTCGATCACCCCGAATGTGTTCATAGGGGAGGGGAAATATGCAGGTATATTGTCTCCTGGGAAAAGACCTCATCCTATATCTGGAAATTGATCCGGAACTATAGTTTTCCAGTAAATTTTCTACTGAATTTGGCCTTATATTTTGTCTTGCCTTTTGATTCCTGGATTTGGCTGGTCAAGATTTGTGTGCTGATTAATATGGGGATCATTATCCTTTCAGAACACATGGAAAAAAAGGAGTTGATCAAGAATATCACCGAGGAAAGCGAGGCCACCCAATCTTTACTAAACGAAACGAACCGACGTTATAATGAGGTACTTTTAATACAGGAAATCGGCCAGACCCTGTCCATGATCCTGGATATCGATGTTTCGCTCCGGGCCATCATGGAGGCCATGAGTAAGCGGCTGGATTTTGACCGGGGGATGATCCTTTTGGCCGACAAAGAAAAGATCAAACTGAATTATGTCACCGGTTATGGCTACGATCACGAAGATGAAGAGTATTTTAAAAAAGTCGAATTTGGTTTGGACAACCCCAAATCTCAGGGAATGGCCGTAGAATCGTTTAGGAAGCAGATTCCTTTTTTAATTAACAACACGGACGAGGTCGAAAAAAAACTTTCTCTAAAAAGCATGGAATTTCTTCGCCGGGTCGGCACCCAGTCGTTTATCTGCGTCCCCATTGTTTACAAGGAAGAGTCTCTCGGCATTCTCCTGGTGGACAACCTGACCTCCAAAAGGCCCTTGACCCAGGGCGACCTGAGCCTCCTGATGGGGATCGCCCCCCAGATTGCCATCAATATCAATAATGCCGTGGTTTATAATAAGATACGGGAAAGCGAAGAACGGTTTCGATCGTTAAGTGAAAATACGCCGGATATCGTCTTTGCCCTGGATCATGAGGGGATTTTTTCCTATGTGAATCCGGCTTGGGAAAGGATATTAGGACATTCCCCGTCTGAAGTGATTGGGCGAAAAATGATTGATTTTGTCAAAAGGGAAGATTCTGAAAAGTTTCAACAACTCTTTGATCAGGTCTGGGGGGAAAAGACCATCATCCGGGATGTCTTGGGGACCTTTTTACAAAAGGACGGTAAAGAAAAGATCTTTAGTGCCAGCGGCGCCCCTAATTTTGACCCTGATGGAAATGTGACCAGCTTGGTGGGTATTCTTAGGGATATTACGGAGCAGGCCCTCTTGGAGTCACAACTCCGTCAGGCCAAGAAGATGGAAGCCATCGGAACCCTGGCTGGGGGTATTGCCCATGATTTTAATAACCTGCTTATGGGTATTCAGGGCTATACTTCCCTGATTCTCATGACGATGGATGAGACCCATCCTTTTTATGAAAAATTGGACGGCATCAACCAACAAGTCCGGAGTGGCGTGGATTTAACCAGGCAACTCCTGGGATTTGCCAGAGGCGGAAAGTATGAGGTAAGGCCGGTTAATATAAACCTGATCCTCCAAAAGTCTGCTGAAATGTTCGGGAGGACGAAAAAGGAAGTTCGTATTCACAGCCAAATCCAGGAAGACCTCTGGACCGTGGAAGTCGATCAAGGCCAGATTGAACAAGCCTTGTTGAACCTCTTCGTGAATGCCTGGCAAGCCATGCCCGGAGGAGGCTCCCTTTATTTGAAAACCCGGAATATTGTTATTACTTCCTATGGTTCCGACCAGCCCAGACCTGGGAAATATGTCAAGATTTCCATAAGGGATACCGGAGAAGGGATGGAGGAAAAGGTTATTGAGAGGATTTTTGAACCTTTTTTTACCACCAAAGAGATGGGCCGGGGGACGGGTTTAGGGTTGGCCATGGTTTATGGTATTATCAAAAGCCATGGGGGAAGTATTTTTGCATCCAGTCAAAAAGGCCAGGGAAGTACCTTTTCCATCTATCTCCCGGCATCGGATAAAAAGATGGTCCCTGAAGAAAAACCCCAGGAAAAACCGGTTCGCGGACAAGAAACCATTCTTTTAGTGGATGATGAGGAAGTAATTCTTAAAGTAACCCGGGAAATCCTGGAGAGCCTGGGATATCTCGTTTTGTCCGCCAATAGCGGCCAGGAAGCCTTGTCTCTGTTCAGGGAGAAACATCATGAAATCGACATGATTATTTTGGACATGATCATGCCGGATCTGAAAGGAAGCCAGACCTACGATGGATTCAAAGAGGTGTCCTCCCCTGTTAAAGTGCTTCTCTCCAGCGGATATAGCATTGACGGGCAAGCCGCCTTACTTATAGAAAGGGGCTGTAAGGCCTTTATTCAAAAACCGTATACGGTTTCGGAATTATCACAAAAGGTGAGAGAGGTTTTAGACCTGCCGTGA
- a CDS encoding B12-binding domain-containing radical SAM protein, with product MKKLLLINPVGHKSGYLLSKFSTLPPLSLAYVAAVTPSNWEIVIRDENFTPFAFEEADLVGITAFTSNINRAYAIARRYREKKIKTVLGGIHASMLPDEALQHTDAVVIGEVEGIWGKVIRDFENNALRPKYKGPQLDLFESEITPRRDLLNPDYLWNSIQTSRGCPFNCHFCSVSRYLGKEYRQRNPDAVLKELDQIQSQYISFLDDNLIGYSPENKKRARGLFEGMIKRGYHKKWWMQTSINAAEDETLIELAAQAGCMFAFVGFETTDKDTLKSMKKGINLKIGADNYKKVVDIFHKYGISVFGAFILGNDFESPAYYKKMARDLVHSGIDIIQLSILTPLPGTGLMEQLENEGRLVYKNFPEDWEKYRF from the coding sequence ATGAAGAAACTACTTTTGATAAATCCGGTGGGTCACAAAAGCGGATATCTTTTAAGTAAATTTTCCACCCTTCCACCCTTAAGCCTTGCCTATGTGGCTGCCGTTACTCCATCAAATTGGGAAATTGTAATACGGGATGAAAATTTTACCCCCTTTGCCTTCGAGGAGGCTGACCTGGTAGGGATTACGGCCTTTACCAGCAATATTAACAGGGCTTATGCGATCGCCCGAAGGTACCGGGAAAAGAAGATTAAAACCGTTCTCGGGGGTATCCATGCCTCTATGCTCCCCGATGAAGCATTACAACATACCGATGCCGTTGTGATCGGGGAGGTGGAGGGTATCTGGGGGAAAGTGATCAGGGACTTTGAAAATAATGCCCTGCGCCCCAAATACAAAGGACCTCAGCTTGATCTGTTTGAGTCTGAGATCACGCCCAGGCGTGATTTATTAAACCCTGACTATCTCTGGAATTCGATCCAAACCTCACGGGGCTGCCCCTTTAACTGCCATTTTTGTTCGGTTTCAAGGTATCTGGGCAAAGAGTACAGACAACGCAATCCCGACGCTGTACTAAAAGAATTGGATCAAATTCAAAGTCAATACATCTCCTTTTTGGATGACAACCTGATCGGATACAGCCCTGAGAACAAAAAAAGGGCCAGGGGCCTGTTTGAAGGCATGATAAAGAGGGGGTATCATAAAAAATGGTGGATGCAAACTTCGATCAATGCCGCCGAAGATGAAACCTTGATAGAACTGGCGGCCCAAGCCGGCTGTATGTTTGCTTTTGTAGGGTTTGAGACGACCGACAAGGATACTCTAAAGAGCATGAAAAAAGGGATTAATCTGAAAATTGGGGCTGACAATTACAAAAAAGTGGTGGATATCTTTCACAAATATGGAATATCGGTATTTGGGGCCTTTATTCTGGGTAATGATTTTGAATCCCCGGCTTATTATAAAAAAATGGCCAGGGATTTGGTCCATTCGGGGATAGATATCATCCAACTCAGTATTCTTACCCCCCTTCCCGGGACAGGTTTAATGGAACAATTAGAGAATGAAGGGCGATTGGTTTATAAAAATTTCCCGGAAGATTGGGAAAAATACAGATTTT
- a CDS encoding LD-carboxypeptidase has product MTALKQRTLIVPPFLQKGDTIGIATPASPYQSQTFQQGIQLLGQWGFKIVLGRKKIGRKGYLAGTDQERAEELMALFTNPEIKAILCSRGGYGAMRILDYLDFGRIKEHPKIFMGFSDITVLLTALKEKAGLMTFHGPMITTLSQLSSHSLMRVQDALAGHYRLDLPLDKKKAIIPGSAQGVLWGGNLTLLAHLIGTPYEPVWDRAILFLEDCGEEPYRLDRLFMHLKLRGCLEKVSAILLGQFSTLNHKEIPLSTIKNILGTLNIPVWTGLPIGHGTRNIPIPIGAPAFIDGEKALLTVEI; this is encoded by the coding sequence ATGACTGCTTTAAAACAACGAACCTTAATCGTCCCTCCCTTCCTGCAAAAAGGGGATACCATCGGGATTGCCACCCCGGCCAGCCCTTATCAGTCTCAAACCTTTCAGCAAGGCATTCAGCTTTTAGGGCAATGGGGGTTTAAAATCGTTCTGGGACGAAAAAAAATCGGCCGAAAGGGGTATCTGGCCGGAACGGATCAGGAAAGGGCCGAAGAATTAATGGCCCTCTTTACCAACCCGGAAATCAAGGCCATCCTTTGTTCCCGCGGGGGCTATGGGGCCATGCGGATTTTGGATTATCTGGACTTCGGAAGGATCAAAGAGCACCCGAAAATTTTTATGGGGTTCAGTGATATTACCGTTTTGTTGACCGCCCTAAAGGAAAAAGCCGGTCTGATGACCTTTCACGGCCCGATGATCACCACTCTATCTCAGTTAAGCTCCCATTCCCTGATGAGGGTTCAGGATGCTTTGGCCGGGCATTACCGTCTTGATCTCCCTTTGGACAAAAAAAAGGCCATTATTCCGGGAAGTGCCCAGGGAGTCCTTTGGGGCGGAAATTTGACCCTATTGGCCCATTTAATAGGGACCCCTTATGAGCCGGTCTGGGACCGGGCCATCCTCTTTCTGGAGGATTGCGGAGAAGAACCTTACCGTTTGGACCGCCTTTTTATGCACCTGAAATTACGAGGGTGTCTGGAAAAGGTTTCGGCCATTCTCCTGGGCCAATTCAGTACCTTGAATCATAAAGAGATCCCTTTAAGCACGATAAAAAATATATTGGGGACATTGAATATCCCGGTCTGGACCGGGTTGCCTATCGGCCACGGCACCCGGAATATCCCCATCCCCATCGGTGCCCCTGCCTTCATAGATGGTGAAAAGGCCTTGTTGACCGTGGAAATTTAA
- a CDS encoding serine hydrolase — MPSFPKIHQFMHSAVEERVFPGAVLLVALGESILFHEAYGYSSLIPEKQTLQKETIFDLASLTKPLATTLGIMGLIEKGRLFLDQNLESGDERNWGPEKSGITIRQLLAHSAGFEAYRPYYLDLSHEKGDKKKILRDWVRRTPFIGPPGGQTLYSDLGFIVLEWIFEAAAGEALDTWIQKNIYSPLGLAGLGFRPLSRSGVVNPETYAATEDCPWRKKILRGEVHDENSYAVGGVSGQAGLFGTASDIFRLLRALKRAYDHPEAAGLFDGKLVRLFWQRQNRPEGTTRALGFDTPAATGSMAGRFFSKETVGHLGFTGTSFWLDLERDLSVVLLTNRIHPTRANEKIKSFRPLLHDLVFQEVLAQETF, encoded by the coding sequence ATGCCTTCTTTTCCCAAAATCCATCAATTCATGCACTCTGCAGTGGAGGAGAGGGTCTTTCCCGGCGCCGTATTATTGGTAGCCCTTGGGGAAAGCATCCTTTTCCATGAAGCTTATGGTTATTCTTCCCTGATCCCTGAAAAACAGACCCTTCAAAAAGAGACTATTTTTGATCTGGCCTCCTTAACCAAACCCCTGGCCACTACCCTGGGAATCATGGGCCTGATAGAAAAAGGGCGCTTGTTCCTGGATCAAAATTTGGAATCGGGAGATGAAAGAAATTGGGGACCTGAAAAATCGGGGATCACCATTCGCCAGCTTTTAGCCCATTCGGCCGGTTTTGAGGCCTACCGGCCCTATTATTTGGATTTGAGTCATGAAAAAGGGGACAAAAAAAAAATCCTCCGGGATTGGGTCAGAAGGACACCATTTATAGGTCCTCCGGGGGGTCAAACTTTATACAGTGATCTGGGCTTTATTGTCCTGGAATGGATTTTTGAGGCGGCGGCCGGAGAGGCCCTGGACACCTGGATCCAAAAAAATATTTATAGCCCCTTGGGGCTGGCTGGTTTGGGGTTTCGGCCCCTGTCCCGGTCCGGTGTGGTCAATCCTGAAACGTATGCCGCCACCGAAGACTGCCCCTGGCGGAAAAAGATCCTGCGGGGAGAAGTCCATGATGAAAATAGCTATGCCGTAGGCGGGGTCTCAGGCCAGGCCGGACTCTTTGGTACGGCTTCCGATATCTTTCGGTTATTGCGGGCCTTAAAAAGGGCCTATGATCATCCGGAGGCCGCCGGCCTTTTCGACGGGAAGCTGGTCCGTTTATTCTGGCAAAGGCAGAACCGGCCCGAGGGGACAACCAGGGCCCTGGGCTTTGATACCCCGGCGGCAACCGGCTCCATGGCAGGCCGTTTCTTTTCCAAAGAAACGGTGGGCCATCTGGGATTTACCGGGACGTCCTTCTGGCTGGACCTGGAAAGAGACCTGTCGGTTGTTCTTCTAACCAACCGCATTCATCCTACCCGGGCTAATGAGAAAATAAAATCCTTCAGGCCCTTGCTCCACGACCTCGTCTTCCAGGAAGTCCTGGCCCAGGAAACCTTTTGA
- a CDS encoding adenosine-specific kinase, with amino-acid sequence MELIVQKLEIPEGANLIFGQTHFIKTVEDLYEILIGSVPGIKFGLAFCEASGDCLVRAIGNDPELEAAAINNARNIGAGHTFNILIRQAFPINVLNAIKSCPEVCSIFCATANPTEAILAQTDQGRGVLGVVDGFSPKGVEGEEGRVWRMDILRKFGYKL; translated from the coding sequence ATGGAATTGATCGTTCAAAAGTTGGAAATTCCGGAAGGGGCCAACCTTATTTTTGGCCAAACCCACTTTATTAAAACCGTGGAAGACCTCTACGAAATTCTGATCGGATCGGTACCGGGGATTAAATTCGGATTGGCCTTTTGTGAGGCCTCGGGAGATTGCCTGGTTCGAGCCATCGGAAATGATCCGGAGTTAGAAGCGGCGGCCATCAATAATGCCAGGAATATCGGAGCAGGCCATACTTTTAATATCCTCATTCGTCAGGCCTTTCCCATTAATGTCTTGAACGCCATTAAAAGCTGTCCGGAAGTCTGCTCCATCTTTTGTGCAACAGCCAATCCAACGGAGGCCATTCTGGCCCAGACCGATCAGGGCCGGGGGGTCCTCGGTGTGGTGGACGGCTTTTCTCCAAAGGGCGTTGAAGGGGAAGAAGGCCGGGTATGGAGAATGGATATTTTAAGAAAATTCGGTTATAAGCTATAG
- a CDS encoding DegT/DnrJ/EryC1/StrS family aminotransferase produces MIPIMEPWLDHQEIDRVMHCLKTGWISSQGEYIPEFEKAFSDFCQARYGVATSNGTTALHLALLTLGIGPGDEVIVPALSFIATANVVVYTGARPVFADVDEKTWTLDPSLVHPLITEKTRAIIPVHLYGHPTDMEPILNLARDYHLWVIEDAAEAHGAEYQGRKVGSLGDMGCFSFYGNKIISTGEGGMLVTDNKEWMEKALILRDHGMSKERKYWHPVIGYNFRMTNIQAAIGLGQITKLDQLIEKKRAIAGYYTDKISKLPGIILPAEEKWARSVFWLYSIFLKPETRKNRDDLITFLARAGVESRPVFYPIPGMPPYQNHGNYPVAEWISKGGISLPSGFQLTRTQQDQVIGLIQEFLEG; encoded by the coding sequence ATGATTCCCATTATGGAACCGTGGCTCGATCATCAGGAGATCGACCGGGTAATGCATTGCCTTAAAACCGGGTGGATATCCTCCCAGGGTGAATATATACCGGAATTCGAAAAGGCCTTTTCCGATTTTTGCCAAGCCCGTTACGGAGTAGCCACCTCGAATGGAACCACGGCCTTGCATCTGGCCCTGCTCACCCTGGGTATCGGCCCTGGGGATGAGGTGATTGTTCCGGCCTTAAGCTTTATCGCCACCGCTAATGTGGTGGTCTATACGGGAGCCCGTCCTGTTTTTGCGGATGTGGATGAAAAAACCTGGACTCTGGATCCCTCTCTGGTCCATCCCTTGATAACCGAGAAAACCAGGGCCATTATTCCGGTTCACCTTTACGGACACCCTACCGACATGGAACCCATATTAAATTTGGCCAGGGATTATCACCTTTGGGTCATTGAGGATGCCGCCGAGGCCCATGGGGCGGAATACCAGGGCCGGAAAGTCGGGTCTTTAGGGGATATGGGTTGTTTCAGTTTTTACGGAAACAAGATTATTTCCACCGGTGAGGGCGGGATGCTGGTAACCGACAATAAGGAGTGGATGGAAAAGGCCCTTATTCTCCGGGACCATGGAATGTCCAAGGAGAGAAAATATTGGCATCCGGTCATAGGGTATAATTTTCGAATGACCAATATCCAGGCGGCAATCGGTTTGGGGCAGATAACCAAACTGGATCAGTTGATCGAAAAAAAGAGGGCGATAGCCGGTTATTATACCGATAAAATAAGTAAACTTCCCGGTATCATTCTGCCGGCAGAGGAAAAATGGGCCAGGTCGGTCTTCTGGCTCTACAGCATTTTTTTGAAACCGGAAACCCGTAAGAACCGGGATGATTTGATCACCTTTCTGGCCAGGGCCGGGGTGGAAAGCCGCCCGGTTTTTTATCCCATACCCGGTATGCCCCCCTATCAGAATCATGGGAATTATCCGGTGGCTGAATGGATTTCAAAAGGGGGGATCTCCCTTCCCTCGGGATTCCAGTTGACCCGGACCCAACAGGATCAGGTCATTGGACTGATCCAGGAATTCCTGGAAGGATAA
- a CDS encoding glycosyltransferase, producing MEISIILPTYNEKENIVELIRSILEVLSLSAFKPRIIVVDDNSPDGTADLVRRSFSDRPEVSLILRKEERGLATAIAAGIEASRTEVIILMDTDFNHHPKDLPRLLEQLPEADMIIGSRYVPGGGMNTSRIRYLGSWVFNVFIRLVLGCPVKDNLSGFLVLKREVILRLKKQPIFYGYGDYCIRLIHHARKAGFIIREIPVVYEHRLGGESKTDFVKYLVDYTKATLALRFGK from the coding sequence ATCGAAATCTCCATTATTTTACCCACATATAATGAGAAGGAAAACATCGTTGAACTAATCCGTTCGATTTTAGAGGTGTTGTCCCTGTCAGCCTTTAAGCCCCGGATAATCGTGGTGGATGATAACAGCCCTGACGGGACGGCCGATCTGGTCAGGAGAAGCTTTTCCGATCGACCGGAGGTCTCCTTAATCCTCAGAAAAGAGGAAAGGGGCCTGGCGACGGCCATTGCCGCCGGCATTGAGGCGTCCCGAACGGAGGTAATCATTCTCATGGATACGGATTTCAACCATCATCCGAAGGATCTTCCCAGGCTTTTGGAACAATTGCCGGAAGCGGATATGATTATCGGATCCCGATATGTTCCCGGGGGCGGAATGAATACTTCCCGCATTAGATATTTAGGAAGCTGGGTCTTCAATGTTTTTATCCGTCTGGTTTTGGGGTGTCCGGTAAAGGATAATTTGAGCGGCTTTTTGGTCCTTAAAAGAGAAGTCATCTTGCGTTTGAAAAAGCAGCCTATTTTTTATGGGTATGGCGATTATTGCATTCGTTTGATTCATCATGCCCGTAAGGCCGGTTTTATCATCCGGGAAATCCCGGTGGTGTATGAGCATCGCTTGGGGGGCGAAAGTAAAACCGACTTTGTTAAATATCTGGTGGACTACACCAAGGCCACCCTGGCTCTTCGATTCGGAAAGTGA